From Diaminobutyricibacter sp. McL0608, one genomic window encodes:
- a CDS encoding MazG family protein: MTDLSFSSSAATGVPTELDELVAVMARLRAPGGCPWDADQTHESLVQYLIEETYELVEAIETGNRDDMLEELGDVLYQVLFHADIAAHTPGEDFDIQDVAAQMTAKMVGRHPHVFGDRVAKTPDDVMEFWDDLKRREKPGRTSVLDGIPQAMPSLALADKLLGRAEKVGLIELEGAGGVQVASEDELGALLLAIVASAKSNGLDAERALRTTLRGLQEEIREQEAGAADAGIIGLAVPEA; the protein is encoded by the coding sequence AGTGCCGACCGAACTCGATGAGCTGGTCGCCGTGATGGCCAGGCTCCGGGCGCCGGGCGGGTGTCCCTGGGATGCGGACCAGACGCACGAATCGCTGGTCCAGTACCTGATCGAAGAGACCTACGAACTCGTCGAGGCGATCGAAACGGGAAACCGCGACGACATGCTCGAAGAGCTGGGCGATGTGCTCTACCAGGTGCTGTTCCACGCCGACATCGCGGCGCACACCCCGGGTGAGGATTTCGACATCCAGGATGTCGCGGCCCAGATGACGGCCAAGATGGTGGGCCGGCATCCGCACGTGTTCGGCGACCGAGTCGCGAAGACGCCGGATGACGTGATGGAGTTCTGGGACGACCTCAAACGTCGCGAGAAGCCGGGCCGCACCAGCGTGCTCGACGGCATTCCGCAGGCGATGCCCTCGCTGGCGCTCGCCGACAAGCTGCTGGGCCGCGCCGAGAAGGTCGGCCTCATCGAACTCGAGGGTGCGGGCGGCGTGCAGGTCGCGTCGGAGGACGAGCTGGGTGCGCTGCTGCTCGCGATCGTAGCGTCTGCGAAGTCGAACGGACTGGATGCGGAGCGCGCACTGCGGACCACACTGCGAGGTCTGCAGGAGGAGATCCGTGAGCAGGAGGCCGGCGCCGCCGACGCGGGGATCATCGGGCTGGCAGTCCCGGAGGCGTAG
- a CDS encoding epoxide hydrolase family protein translates to MTIEPFRIQVSDDVLDDLRLRLERTRFVPPLGTSPWGGGMDPAVLRDLAAAWAAFDWRATENRLNAYEQFLADVRGHRIHFVRIPASGSADQRVPLLLLHGWPSAFTEYLPLGERLASPAAFGSDARIAFDVIIPSLPGFVFSELGDRPLTRWQIAEDLHELMTGVLGYDRYAAFGGDIGGGAATWLAVDHADRLIGIQLLNAPFPADDAPRGDEERAFLEGVDRYDRADGGYSEIMLTRPDTIAAALGDSPAGLLAWIVDKWHDWVDGELGSVVEADALLTIATRYWVTESIGTSFAQYFDYHANPPRPPIEAPLGVYLSREPVMDGFPRSLAERAADDLREFVVAPKGGHFAGLEHPDEAADAIRAFFGRLLG, encoded by the coding sequence ATGACTATCGAACCGTTCCGCATCCAGGTGTCCGATGATGTGCTCGACGATCTGCGGCTGCGGCTCGAAAGGACGAGGTTCGTCCCGCCGCTGGGAACGTCACCATGGGGCGGTGGCATGGATCCGGCCGTCCTTCGGGACCTCGCCGCCGCGTGGGCCGCGTTCGACTGGCGCGCGACGGAGAACAGGCTGAACGCCTACGAGCAGTTCCTCGCCGATGTGCGCGGCCACCGCATCCATTTCGTGCGCATCCCGGCCTCGGGCTCCGCAGACCAGCGCGTACCGCTGCTCCTGCTGCACGGCTGGCCGAGCGCCTTCACTGAGTACCTGCCGCTCGGCGAACGGCTCGCCAGCCCGGCCGCCTTCGGTTCGGATGCGCGCATCGCGTTCGATGTCATCATCCCCTCGCTGCCCGGCTTCGTCTTCTCCGAACTCGGCGACCGCCCGCTGACCCGCTGGCAGATCGCGGAGGACCTGCACGAGCTCATGACGGGCGTGCTCGGCTACGACCGGTATGCGGCGTTCGGCGGGGACATCGGAGGCGGCGCGGCGACCTGGCTCGCGGTCGATCATGCGGACCGCCTCATCGGCATCCAGCTGCTGAACGCACCGTTCCCGGCCGACGACGCGCCCCGCGGCGACGAGGAGAGGGCCTTCCTCGAGGGGGTGGACCGCTACGACCGCGCCGACGGCGGCTACAGCGAGATCATGCTCACGCGCCCCGACACCATCGCCGCCGCTCTCGGGGACTCCCCCGCCGGGCTGCTCGCCTGGATCGTCGACAAATGGCACGACTGGGTGGATGGCGAACTCGGCAGCGTGGTCGAAGCGGATGCGCTGCTCACCATCGCGACGCGCTACTGGGTCACCGAGAGCATCGGGACCTCGTTCGCGCAGTACTTCGACTACCACGCCAATCCCCCGCGTCCTCCGATCGAAGCACCACTCGGGGTGTACCTGAGTCGGGAGCCGGTGATGGACGGATTCCCGCGTTCTCTGGCCGAGCGGGCGGCCGATGACCTGCGCGAGTTCGTGGTCGCACCGAAGGGCGGCCATTTCGCGGGACTCGAGCATCCGGACGAAGCGGCGGACGCGATTCGAGCGTTCTTCGGTCGTCTGCTCGGATGA
- the hisS gene encoding histidine--tRNA ligase — protein MASPITPPRGMRDFLPADKARREHALGVIRTSFAAHGFDEIETPVVEDVARLHSGLGGDNEKLAFSVLRRGLDTEDLTAAIEHGDLMSLADLGLRFDLTVPLARFYATHRAELPPVFRAIQIAPVWRAERPQKGRYRQFVQCDIDIIGEAGQLAEVELITATAAALEALGLEGCTIRINDRRILNGLLEFCGFEESRWPQVLISIDKLDKIGAEGVVAELSADGADSAAVLGGVLETLEPHIADGGVALTVEAITSILPDGIDTDAVAQLEALAHALGSLPPGVKLRFDPTLVRGMGYYTGTIFEISHPGSGSSVGGGGRYDGMIGRFLGTDVPACGFSIGFERVVDLIDLPESDGADSVVLVFEPTVALSRLLALKTELVDAGRRVRLERRTKNLKALLDRSAAAGFASFAFVTDDTDGVAALEFKPLA, from the coding sequence ATGGCTTCTCCGATCACTCCGCCCCGCGGCATGCGCGATTTCCTCCCCGCCGACAAAGCCCGCCGTGAGCACGCCCTCGGGGTCATCCGCACGAGCTTCGCGGCCCATGGATTCGACGAGATCGAGACACCGGTCGTCGAGGACGTCGCGCGGCTCCACTCGGGTCTCGGCGGCGACAACGAGAAGCTCGCGTTCAGCGTCCTGCGACGCGGACTCGACACCGAGGACCTCACGGCCGCGATCGAGCACGGCGACCTGATGAGCCTCGCCGACCTTGGGTTGAGGTTCGACCTCACTGTGCCGCTCGCCCGGTTCTACGCCACCCACCGCGCAGAGCTCCCGCCGGTCTTCCGCGCAATCCAGATCGCGCCGGTCTGGCGAGCAGAGCGGCCGCAGAAGGGCCGCTACCGGCAGTTCGTGCAGTGCGACATCGACATCATCGGCGAAGCCGGCCAGCTCGCCGAGGTCGAGCTCATCACGGCGACCGCCGCCGCGCTCGAGGCACTGGGTCTCGAAGGCTGCACCATCCGTATCAACGACCGGCGCATCCTGAACGGCCTCCTCGAGTTCTGCGGGTTCGAGGAGTCGCGCTGGCCGCAGGTGCTCATCTCGATCGACAAGCTGGACAAGATCGGCGCGGAGGGTGTCGTCGCCGAGTTGAGCGCGGACGGTGCAGACTCGGCCGCAGTGCTGGGCGGCGTGCTCGAAACCCTGGAACCGCACATCGCCGACGGGGGAGTCGCGCTGACGGTCGAGGCGATCACGTCGATCCTGCCCGACGGCATCGACACCGACGCCGTCGCCCAGCTCGAGGCGCTCGCGCACGCGCTCGGCTCGCTGCCGCCCGGCGTGAAGCTGCGGTTCGACCCGACCCTGGTGCGGGGTATGGGGTACTACACCGGCACGATCTTCGAGATCTCGCACCCGGGTTCCGGGAGTTCGGTCGGCGGTGGCGGCCGCTACGACGGGATGATCGGGCGCTTCCTCGGCACGGACGTGCCGGCGTGCGGGTTCTCGATCGGGTTCGAACGGGTCGTCGACCTGATCGACCTTCCCGAGTCGGATGGTGCCGATTCCGTCGTTCTCGTCTTCGAGCCCACCGTGGCATTGTCCCGGCTCCTGGCGCTCAAGACGGAGCTCGTGGATGCTGGCCGCCGCGTGCGCCTGGAGCGTCGCACTAAGAACCTGAAGGCTCTGCTGGACCGGTCTGCGGCGGCAGGGTTCGCATCCTTCGCCTTCGTGACCGACGACACCGACGGTGTGGCCGCACTCGAGTTCAAGCCGCTCGCGTAG
- the eno gene encoding phosphopyruvate hydratase: protein MAQIEAVGAREILDSRGNPTVEVEILLEDGTVSRAAVPSGASTGAFEAYELRDGDKDRYQGKGVLKAVDAVLDEIGPAIEGFEAADQRLVDSAMIELDGTDNKKRLGANAILGVSLAVAKAAADSADLPLFRYLGGPNAHTLPVPMMNIINGGAHADTGVDIQEFMILPVGAESFSEALRWGVETYHSLKSLLKKKGLNTGLGDEGGFAPELETNVAALDLISEAIQLAGFTVGTDIALGLDVASTEFFENGVYRFERQERTAAEMSAYYATLAANYPLVSIEDPLAEDDWEGWTLLNSEIGSKLQLVGDDLFVTNPKRLAQGIASKAANSILIKVNQIGTLTETLDAVTLAQRNGMTAVLSHRSGETEDTTIADLAVATDAGQIKTGAPARSERVAKYNQLLRIEEELGEAAVYAGRSAFPRFTA, encoded by the coding sequence GTGGCTCAAATCGAGGCAGTAGGCGCTCGGGAGATTCTGGATTCGCGTGGAAACCCGACCGTCGAGGTCGAGATCCTGCTCGAAGATGGCACGGTCAGCCGTGCCGCAGTGCCGTCCGGCGCATCGACCGGCGCATTCGAGGCGTACGAACTTCGTGACGGCGACAAGGACCGCTACCAGGGCAAAGGCGTGCTCAAGGCGGTCGACGCCGTCCTCGACGAGATCGGCCCGGCGATCGAAGGATTCGAGGCCGCCGACCAGCGCCTCGTCGACTCGGCGATGATCGAGCTCGACGGCACGGACAACAAGAAGCGCCTGGGCGCCAACGCCATCCTCGGCGTCAGCCTCGCGGTTGCGAAGGCCGCGGCCGACTCGGCCGACCTTCCCCTGTTCCGGTACCTGGGCGGACCGAACGCGCACACACTGCCGGTGCCGATGATGAACATCATCAACGGTGGGGCGCACGCGGACACCGGTGTCGACATCCAGGAGTTCATGATCCTGCCCGTCGGCGCTGAGAGCTTCTCCGAGGCACTCCGCTGGGGCGTCGAGACGTACCACTCGCTCAAGTCGCTTCTCAAGAAGAAGGGCCTGAACACCGGGCTCGGCGACGAGGGCGGCTTCGCTCCCGAGCTCGAGACCAACGTCGCAGCGCTCGACCTGATCTCCGAAGCCATCCAGCTCGCCGGCTTCACCGTCGGAACCGACATCGCCCTCGGACTCGACGTCGCATCGACGGAGTTCTTCGAGAACGGCGTCTACCGCTTCGAACGCCAGGAGCGCACGGCCGCCGAGATGTCGGCCTACTACGCGACGCTCGCTGCGAACTACCCGCTGGTCTCCATCGAGGACCCGCTGGCCGAAGACGACTGGGAGGGCTGGACGCTCCTCAACTCCGAGATCGGTTCGAAGCTGCAGCTGGTCGGCGACGACCTGTTCGTCACCAACCCGAAGCGCCTCGCGCAGGGCATCGCCTCGAAGGCGGCGAACAGCATCCTCATCAAGGTGAACCAGATCGGCACCCTGACCGAGACGCTGGATGCGGTCACCCTGGCCCAGCGCAACGGCATGACCGCCGTGCTCTCGCACCGCTCCGGCGAGACCGAGGACACGACCATCGCCGACCTCGCCGTCGCCACGGATGCGGGCCAGATCAAGACGGGCGCGCCCGCGCGCTCCGAGCGCGTCGCGAAGTACAACCAGCTGCTCCGCATCGAGGAGGAGCTGGGCGAGGCCGCGGTCTACGCCGGCCGCAGCGCCTTCCCGCGCTTCACCGCGTAG
- a CDS encoding FtsB family cell division protein: protein MSKPRTRRVPVAMAAGQSGAGSWLRGIRFSGFSLVMMGLLIVAVVILAPTLRSLIEQRQQIADQQATVDQLKSQVSDLKSQRARWNDPSYIRSQARDRLYYVMPGEISYLVIDDRPPAAKAAEQGPISTKIQATKSDWVGSLFGSFMTAGLSDATPAQLSGRGGTTPPTPTPTPTPGK from the coding sequence GTGTCCAAGCCCCGAACCCGCCGTGTGCCCGTCGCGATGGCGGCCGGGCAGTCCGGCGCGGGCAGCTGGCTGAGGGGCATCCGTTTCTCCGGATTCTCGCTCGTGATGATGGGACTGCTGATCGTCGCGGTGGTCATTCTGGCCCCGACGCTTCGATCGCTGATCGAACAGCGACAGCAGATCGCCGACCAGCAGGCGACAGTCGACCAACTGAAATCGCAGGTCAGCGACCTCAAATCGCAGCGGGCGCGCTGGAACGACCCCAGCTACATCCGCTCCCAGGCTCGGGATCGCCTCTACTACGTCATGCCGGGCGAGATCAGCTACCTCGTGATCGACGACCGTCCGCCGGCTGCGAAAGCAGCGGAGCAGGGCCCGATCAGCACAAAGATCCAGGCGACGAAGTCCGATTGGGTAGGCTCGCTGTTCGGCTCGTTCATGACGGCCGGGCTGAGCGACGCCACCCCCGCACAGCTTTCCGGGAGGGGCGGCACCACCCCGCCGACACCGACTCCCACTCCGACACCAGGTAAGTAA
- a CDS encoding DUF501 domain-containing protein codes for MTTPPFEPATERDIATVSAQLGRPARNVVGIAARCVCGAPTVVATAPRLDDGTPFPTLYYLSHPAATAALSYLEATQVMNEFNELLENEEELRAHYADAHTAYLADRESIAVVPEIAGISAGGMPARVKCLHALGAHALAAGPGVNPIGDLALERANWSPSICECLDYSVG; via the coding sequence ATGACAACCCCACCTTTCGAGCCCGCCACCGAGCGGGACATCGCAACCGTCTCGGCTCAGCTCGGCCGTCCCGCGCGCAACGTCGTCGGCATCGCCGCCCGCTGCGTCTGTGGCGCGCCGACCGTCGTCGCCACCGCGCCCCGGCTCGATGACGGAACCCCGTTCCCCACGCTCTACTACCTGAGCCACCCCGCTGCCACGGCCGCGCTGTCGTACCTCGAGGCGACCCAGGTGATGAACGAGTTCAACGAACTGCTCGAGAACGAGGAAGAGCTGCGCGCCCACTATGCGGATGCGCACACCGCCTACCTCGCGGACCGCGAGTCCATTGCCGTCGTGCCCGAGATCGCGGGCATCTCGGCCGGCGGGATGCCCGCCCGCGTCAAATGCCTTCACGCACTCGGCGCACACGCGCTCGCGGCCGGCCCCGGCGTCAATCCGATCGGCGATCTCGCCCTGGAGCGCGCGAACTGGTCGCCCTCCATCTGCGAGTGCCTCGACTATTCGGTCGGATGA
- a CDS encoding S8 family serine peptidase codes for MIRAGRALVALAVGVALALGGATVAHADQVRSLEYWLNDYGISQAWSASRGAGVKVAIIDTGVDGTVPDLRGAVVGGTDVSGIGSPNGQKPLGSSDESGHGTWVASLLAGRGTGGDKGVIGVAPDASILTVSVALGSSPSSVSSDDQIADGVRWAVDNGAKVINMSLTRNTLDWPESWDTAFQYAFAHDVVIVAAAGNRGSGTTEVGAPATIPGVLTVAGVDRNGKASFDASSQGITIGVSAPSEQLVGANPGAGYVQWEGTSGAAPLVAGAVALVRAAHPELNAANVINRIISTARPVGSVPSPIYGYGLLNAYAAVTANVAPVVANPMGDLGQWIHIHRRAQSTTPSQGGQAPVPTSTPRALPPDRTVAIGQLVVPGWDALTLFWIPFTLLAGFIVLVALGVTGAVLHFRRAGRRG; via the coding sequence ATGATCCGGGCGGGTCGCGCCCTCGTCGCGCTGGCAGTCGGTGTCGCCCTCGCTCTGGGCGGTGCCACCGTCGCCCATGCCGACCAGGTGCGCAGCCTCGAATACTGGCTGAACGATTACGGCATCTCACAGGCCTGGTCGGCCTCGCGCGGTGCAGGAGTGAAGGTCGCGATCATCGACACGGGTGTCGACGGGACCGTCCCCGACCTGCGGGGGGCCGTCGTCGGCGGCACTGATGTCTCTGGTATCGGCTCTCCGAACGGCCAGAAGCCGTTGGGTTCCAGCGACGAGTCCGGGCACGGCACCTGGGTCGCATCCCTTCTCGCCGGTCGCGGGACCGGTGGTGACAAAGGCGTGATCGGTGTCGCGCCCGACGCATCCATTCTCACCGTCTCCGTCGCTCTCGGGTCGTCGCCTTCGAGCGTGAGCAGCGACGACCAGATAGCGGATGGGGTGCGCTGGGCCGTCGACAACGGCGCCAAGGTGATCAACATGTCCCTCACTCGCAACACCCTCGACTGGCCCGAATCGTGGGACACCGCCTTCCAGTACGCGTTCGCCCACGACGTCGTGATCGTCGCCGCGGCAGGGAACCGGGGGAGCGGGACCACCGAGGTCGGGGCACCGGCGACCATCCCGGGAGTACTGACCGTCGCCGGCGTCGACCGCAACGGGAAGGCCAGCTTCGACGCATCGTCGCAGGGGATCACCATCGGAGTGTCCGCGCCGAGTGAACAGCTCGTCGGGGCGAACCCAGGCGCCGGGTACGTGCAATGGGAGGGCACGAGCGGGGCGGCACCGCTGGTGGCCGGTGCGGTCGCTCTCGTCAGGGCTGCGCATCCGGAGCTCAACGCGGCGAACGTCATCAACAGGATCATCTCGACGGCCCGACCGGTCGGATCGGTGCCGAGCCCCATCTATGGATACGGTCTGCTGAACGCCTACGCGGCCGTCACCGCGAACGTCGCACCGGTCGTCGCGAACCCCATGGGCGACCTGGGACAGTGGATCCACATCCATCGTCGGGCCCAGTCGACGACACCCTCGCAGGGCGGGCAGGCTCCCGTTCCGACCAGCACTCCACGCGCGCTCCCACCCGACCGGACCGTCGCGATCGGGCAGCTAGTGGTGCCCGGATGGGATGCGCTCACCCTGTTCTGGATTCCCTTCACACTGCTCGCAGGATTCATCGTTCTCGTTGCGCTCGGCGTAACAGGGGCGGTCCTGCATTTCAGGCGAGCGGGTCGCAGGGGGTAG
- a CDS encoding NAD(P)/FAD-dependent oxidoreductase: MPKILIVGGGYAGFYTAWKLEKWLRNGEAEVTMVDPLPYMTYQPFLPEVAVGSIEPRHAVVAHRRHLKKTHVVSGKVTYIDHANKTATVEPPVGEPWQQEYDIVVVTAGAVSRTFPIPGVADQAIGLKNIEEAIAIRDRVLTNFDKAANLPAGPERDRLLTFVVVGGGFAGIEIFAELRSFASALLKFYPQLSFDDTHFHLIEAMGRIMPEVSLPTSHWVIKNLAQRGAEIHLDTQLSSAVDGVIELSTGEKFETDLIVWTAGVMANPSIVRHTDLPIEERGRLQVRADLRVGTEDDIIKDAWGAGDICAVPDLTGGGVGGYTVPNAQHAVRQGKLLAKNLVADMRGELPKQYFHKNLGAVAGLGIGVGVFQSGKIAVKGFIAWLMHRGYHGLAMPSWERKFRVFWGWVNNFLLGRDIVSLVAAQHPRSAFEEFAARPRPAVEAAPAAEPKAVKAPARSRAKAAQPAEVPAAK, encoded by the coding sequence GTGCCCAAAATCCTGATCGTCGGCGGCGGCTATGCCGGGTTCTACACCGCATGGAAGCTTGAGAAGTGGCTGCGCAACGGCGAGGCCGAGGTCACGATGGTCGACCCGCTCCCGTACATGACGTACCAGCCTTTCCTTCCCGAGGTCGCGGTCGGGTCGATCGAGCCGCGGCACGCGGTCGTCGCGCACCGTCGTCACCTCAAGAAGACGCACGTCGTCAGCGGCAAGGTCACCTACATCGACCACGCGAACAAGACCGCGACCGTCGAGCCTCCGGTGGGCGAGCCGTGGCAGCAGGAGTACGACATCGTCGTGGTGACCGCGGGTGCTGTTTCGCGCACCTTCCCGATCCCGGGTGTCGCCGACCAGGCCATCGGCCTCAAGAACATCGAAGAGGCGATCGCCATCCGCGACCGCGTCCTCACCAACTTCGACAAGGCGGCGAACCTGCCGGCCGGTCCCGAACGCGACCGGCTCCTCACCTTCGTCGTGGTCGGTGGCGGCTTCGCCGGCATCGAGATCTTCGCGGAGCTCCGGTCGTTCGCGAGCGCGCTGCTCAAGTTCTACCCGCAGCTGTCGTTCGATGACACGCACTTCCACCTCATCGAAGCGATGGGCCGAATCATGCCCGAGGTCTCGCTGCCTACCAGCCACTGGGTGATCAAGAACCTCGCCCAGCGCGGCGCCGAGATCCACCTCGACACGCAGCTCTCGAGCGCGGTCGACGGCGTGATCGAACTCTCCACCGGCGAGAAGTTCGAGACCGACTTGATCGTGTGGACCGCGGGCGTCATGGCGAACCCGAGCATCGTGCGTCACACCGACCTCCCGATCGAGGAGCGCGGCCGTCTCCAGGTTCGCGCAGATCTGCGCGTCGGAACCGAAGACGACATCATCAAGGACGCCTGGGGTGCCGGCGACATCTGCGCCGTGCCCGACCTCACCGGCGGCGGCGTCGGCGGCTACACGGTCCCGAACGCGCAGCACGCCGTCCGTCAGGGCAAGCTGCTCGCGAAGAACCTCGTCGCAGATATGCGCGGTGAGCTTCCGAAGCAGTACTTCCACAAGAACCTGGGTGCGGTCGCCGGTCTCGGCATCGGCGTCGGCGTGTTCCAGTCGGGAAAGATCGCGGTCAAGGGCTTCATCGCCTGGCTGATGCACCGCGGCTACCACGGCCTGGCAATGCCCAGCTGGGAGCGCAAGTTCCGCGTGTTCTGGGGCTGGGTGAACAACTTCCTCCTCGGCCGCGACATCGTCTCGCTCGTTGCGGCGCAGCACCCGCGCTCCGCGTTCGAAGAGTTCGCCGCTCGTCCTCGCCCGGCCGTTGAGGCCGCGCCAGCCGCGGAGCCGAAGGCCGTCAAGGCACCGGCACGCTCGCGTGCGAAGGCGGCTCAGCCTGCCGAGGTGCCGGCAGCGAAGTAG
- a CDS encoding alpha/beta hydrolase family protein, translating into MPESVDVSWELDGIRMEGTVVRPDGDGPFPAVVLVAGSGPTDRDWCSPMLPGSNGSGRLFAEAFADAGMASIRYDKRASGPHVMENVPKLIGKLSMQSHLDELVAAVTALTEQDFVDASRIVGLGNSEGTIHVLHYVTSVQDVPFAGAVLAAPPGRPIQTVLLSQLALQATQFPGGEQLMPKVEEAVARYSAGQPMNPDPSLPDTVRMVLASFETPANLPFARELWVESASDSLALVGIPTLVLIGGRDVQIDLHADGDPLQRVAQGMNNVTFAFPPNANHVFKEDTRTPDEVAASPGNGYNDPGTHLDPESLDTILGWLRSVFD; encoded by the coding sequence ATGCCTGAATCTGTCGACGTTTCGTGGGAACTGGACGGGATCCGGATGGAGGGTACCGTCGTTCGCCCCGACGGTGACGGCCCATTCCCCGCGGTCGTCCTGGTGGCGGGCAGCGGCCCGACGGACCGGGACTGGTGTTCGCCGATGCTGCCAGGCAGCAATGGCAGCGGTCGCCTGTTCGCCGAGGCGTTCGCGGACGCGGGCATGGCATCCATCCGCTACGACAAGCGGGCATCGGGCCCGCACGTCATGGAGAACGTCCCGAAGCTCATCGGTAAATTGAGCATGCAGTCCCATCTCGACGAGCTGGTCGCCGCCGTCACCGCGCTCACCGAGCAGGACTTCGTCGACGCCTCACGAATCGTCGGGCTCGGTAACAGTGAGGGCACCATCCATGTGCTCCACTACGTCACCAGTGTTCAGGATGTTCCGTTCGCGGGAGCGGTCCTCGCGGCACCACCCGGTCGCCCGATTCAGACCGTGCTGCTCTCGCAGCTGGCGCTCCAGGCGACACAGTTCCCCGGCGGTGAGCAACTGATGCCGAAGGTCGAGGAAGCTGTCGCGCGCTACTCGGCCGGTCAGCCCATGAACCCCGATCCGAGCCTTCCCGACACGGTGAGGATGGTGCTCGCCAGCTTCGAGACCCCGGCGAACCTCCCGTTCGCTCGCGAGTTGTGGGTCGAGTCGGCGAGCGATTCTCTCGCGCTGGTGGGGATCCCGACTCTGGTCCTGATCGGCGGCAGGGATGTTCAGATCGATCTGCACGCTGACGGGGATCCGCTCCAGCGCGTCGCGCAGGGGATGAACAACGTGACCTTCGCGTTCCCGCCCAACGCGAACCATGTGTTCAAGGAGGACACGCGGACCCCGGATGAGGTCGCCGCGTCGCCGGGGAACGGCTACAACGATCCGGGCACGCATCTCGATCCGGAGAGCCTGGACACGATCCTCGGCTGGCTCCGCTCCGTCTTCGACTAG